TATCCTTATATGACTTATTATATAGCACTCTTAATTCTTCTTCGTTGTCAGCTATATAAATCCCCATTGAGGCCATTCCCCAGCGAGGCTTTAGAATCACAGGATATTCTATTTCTCCAATTTCAATAGCATTTATGACACTATCTAATGAAATGTATGTTTTTGGTGTGTTAACTTTAACTTCCATTAAAAACTGATATGTCAACCATTTGTCATTACATATTTCAATGGATTTTTCAGGTGCTAAAATTAACTGAATACCGTTTTCAGAGAATCTTTCCTCGTTTTTTGCTAAAATATACAAATCGATGTCAAAAAGGGAAATAATGATTGAAATATCTTTTTCTTTGCAGAAATTGATAATAACATCTATATAATTATCTTCGTAAATCAAAGGAGTAATCAGATAGCCATCTGCTAACTTCATTGTATATGTGAGTTCACTATTTGCTGTATATACTTTTCTTTCTTCAACAAAGGTCTCTTTAAAGTAATCAACAATATACCCCCTACGACCTACTGATGTTAACAATATATTCACTTGTTTTTCTCCACTTGAAGTTTTTCAATTACTGATTCGATATCAGATTCTGAAATAAACTTAAAATTTTCTTTTATGATTTGATAAGGAAAATCCCACCACTTTAAATCTAACAACTTGTCAATAACATCTTTTGTGAATCTATATTTGATGATTTTCGCAGGACATCCAGCAACTATAGCATATGGTGGGACATCTTTAGTTACGACTGAGTTTGCTCCTATTACAGCTCCATCACCGATAGAAACACCTCTACAGACTGTAGAGTTAGCACCAATCCAAACGTCATTCCCAACTACAAGTTTTTTGGAGAATCTATCATATGATATAGTTTCGTCGTTCAAGTCATAGGAGGTATTGTATAAAAAATCATGCGTAGTAATTTTTGTATAATCATGTTCACCCGCGCCAATTGTGACTCCCCACGATATTGAGCAAAATTTACCTATTTCTGAATGCATTAATACAGTGAATTGTCCCGTATAAGAATAACAACCAATTCTAGAGTTTAAAATGAAATTGTTTCTATCAACTCGAACGTAGTCTGTAAGTGATGACTCGTAAATTCTGCTAAAATCTCCAATAATACAATTTAAACCTAATTGACTATTTTTGAGAATTGAGCCTGGGTAATTTTGGCAATTTTCCCCTTGTGTTGAGTTTATTACTTTCGGCATTCTTGAATAATCCTAACAATCTCTTTAACTTGATTATGTGTAATCTCATGATGTATTGGCAAACATATAACAGATTTAGATATTTTTTCAGAATGGACAAACTTACCTTTGTTATAATCTTTGTAAGCTGAAAAATCAGTAATTAAAGGGAAAAAATATCTTCGAGCTAGAACATTATTTTCTTTTAACTCTTCAAATAATCTATCTCGACTGACACCAAATGTTGACTCATCTATCAATATAGGGAAATATGAATAATTAAAATCTATATGAGATTCCACTTCAAAAGCAGTAATTCCAGAAATATTTTTCAACCTTTCATAATAGTGTTCTGCAACTTTTTCCCTTTTTTTTATCGCATCACTAATGTATTTTAAACTTGCTAGACCAAAGGCAGCTTGGACTTCATTTAGTTTGCTATTCATCCCACATGTTGAAATTTCAGCCTCTGACTCAAACCCAAAGTTTTTAAGGTGATCCAGTTTTTCTTTCATTTCTAAGCTATCACAAACAATAGCACCACCTTCAATCGTAGAGTAAGTTTTAGTAGCATGAAAACTAAGTATTGATAAGTCACCCATATTTAAAATTGATTGGCCATTTTTCCTGACGCCAAACGCATGCGCTGCATCATAAATTACTTTTAAGTTATGCTTATCTGCTATAGCTTGAATAGCGTCATGATCACACGGATTACCATAAACATGAACTGGTAAAATAGCACAGGTGTTAGCTGTAATAGCTTCTTCTATTTTATTTGTATCAATATTGAAAGTATTAGGATCAATGTCAATGAAGACAGGCTTCAAATTATTCCATTTTATGGCATGACTTGTTGCAACAAAACTATATGGTGTGGTTATAACTTCACCCTTTAGCTCCAAAGCTTGTAACGCAGTTATTAAAGCCAATGTTCCATTCGAAAACAAACTAATGTATGGAACATCAAGGTATTTACATAGTTCATATTCCAACTGCTGATGATAATACCCACTATTGGTTAACCATTTCCTCGACCAGATATCCTCCAGGTATGGTGTTAACTCTTCTAATGGAGGTAAAAGCGGGGAAGTCACTGTTATTTTTTTCATCGTGTTTGATATTCTTTTTTAGTTAATATTGCTGAGTAAATGTACCTATAAAGGTCTGGCTGGAAAAATCTAATGCTTGATATATAGATTAAAGTTGAAAATATAACTGTTGTTATAACAACACCCCATCCGTCTTCAAATATAAGACCTCCGAACAACTTAGCTATTATGCAACTTACTAAGCTTATCAACCATATAGGAACCAATATCTTCAGCTGATTTCTTATTCCTAAGCCACTAACTCTTCCATTATAATAAGTATTAATAAAAAGACCCAAATGAGACTGAAGCGCAATCCCGATACAAACAGCAGTTATGCCATACTGAATACTAATAATTAGAGTGACGGTTATAATTATTTTTTTAATAACCTCCAACTTTAAATAAATATCAGATCGGCCTTTTACTTGAAGATAATTTAAGTTGATAGCATGAATTGGATATAGAACAAAGCCAAAACATAAAATAGATACAAATGTTGCTGCTGGTATCCACTCCTGTCCTAATAATAGGGGCAACATTGGAGTAGACACAGAAGATAAACCAAACAATAAAGGAAAAATCACAGTTGCGGCTAAGCGAATAGTTAATAAATAAGCTGATTCAAGGCGTTGTTTATCATTTTGAATTCCGCTAAGCATGGGATATGTTACACGTTGAATTACCATAGTTATAGTTGACGCTGGCGTTTTAACCAATTGATTTGCCTGAGTAAACTGACCAACGCTGTAAGCTGAAAATTGTCTACCAATGACAATTTGATAAATGTTTTGATAAAAGCTATCAATTAATCCTGCAGCCAGTAACTTTGAACCAAAACCGAACAAATCTTTAAATGATGACTTAGAAAATTTACATCCAGGCCACCAAGGGTTAAACACATTAAGAAACAATACATTAGCAAATGCATATATTAAGTTCTGTGCAACTAAAGCCCAGACCCCCATATCCATGTATGCCATTGATAAAGATGTTAAACTACTAAGACTAACCGCAAGTAAAGATGCTTTCGCCTGTGTTTTAAAATCCATTTTGATCGAAAGCTTTGCACGTTGAACTATAGCAAATGAATTTATAACAACGACACTACCTAACATTATAGATAGCATTTCTAACTCAGGTTGACGATAAAAATTAGCTATAACAGGTGATACAGTAATCAAGACTGCATAAGATACAATTGAAATAGCAATATTAAAATAAAAGGCAGTTGCAAAATCTTTTTCACTTACATCTTGCTTGCGAATTAAAGCAGAACTCATTCCGCTATCAACGAACACTTGGCTGATCGATATGAAAACTGCCAACATCCCAACTAAACCAAACGCTTCAGGCCCAAGAGTACTAGCTAGTATTAACATTACAATTAGTTGTACTATTTGTGTTGCTAACCTTTCAATTGCACTCCATTTTAAGCTTGTGACAGTTTTTCTCTTAATTTTCGACATCTATTTTATACTTTTAATAGCTTTGATAAATATTGTCCATAGCCATTTTTTTGCATAATTTCAGCGATTTTTTCAACTTGTTTTCTACTTAACCAACCTTGATAAAATGCAATTTCTTCAAGACAAGCAATTTTAAACCCCTGGCGTTTTTCTATAGTTTCAACAAACTGAGCTGCTTCCAACAAACTTTCATGGGTCCCTGTATCAAGCCAAGCATATCCACGCCCAAGCATTTCAACATTTAATTTACCTTGCTTTAAGTACATCTCATTTAATGTTGTAATTTCAAGCTCACCTCGTTCGGATGGTTTTACCTTTTTCGCCAATTGAATTACATCATTATCATAAAAATAAAGCCCAGTAACTGCATAGTGACTTTTAGGTTTATTCGGTTTTTCTTCAATTGAAATTGCTTTCTTTTCTTCATTGAACTCAACAACTCCAAATCTTTCAGGGTCTTTTACTTGATACCCAAATACTGTAGCTCCACTACCTTTCTCAGCATTATGGACTGCATTCTTTAATTTCGGCGTAAAACTCTGTCCCCAAAAAATATTATCTCCGAGAACCAGGCAAACAGAGTCATCACCTATAAAATTTTCCCCGATAATAAATGCTTGAGCCAAGCCATCTGGAGATGGCTGGCTAGCATATTCCAAATGAATACCAAACTGATTGCCATCTCCTAAAAGCCGTTTAAAACTATCTTGATCTTCAGGTGTTGTAATAATCAATACATCTCGAATCCCAGCTAACATTAGTACTGACAGTGGGTAATAAATCATCGGCTTATCATAAACAGGTAGCAGTTGCTTCGATACGCCACGAGTGATTGGATACAGACGGGTACCTGAGCCGCCAGCCAGAACAATTCCTTTCATTATACGGTCACTCCCAGACGTTCCATGCAGTACGAACCATCCAATATACGATGCCACCAAATTTTATTATTCAAATACCACTCAACGGTTTTCCGTAAACCCGTCTCGAAAGTTTCTTTTGGCCTCCAGCCCAACTCACGTTCTATTTTGCTCGCATCAATAGCATAACGCACATCATGTCCAGGACGGTCAGCCACATAGGTGATTAGCGATTCATAAGACACAACACCGGCTGGTTTTTCAGGGACAAGTTCTTCTAATAAAGTACACAGTGTTTTCACTACTTCAATATTTGCTTTCTCATTGTGGCCGCCAATATTGTAGGTTTCTCCGACTTTCCCTTGAGTCACCACTGTGTACAATGCACGCGCATGATCTTCGACAAATAGCCAGTCGCGAACCTGCATTCCATCACCATAAATTGGTAAAGTCTTACCATCTAAAGCATTCAAAATCATTAGTGGAATTAGCTTTTCAGGGAAGTGATACGGTCCGTAATTATTTGAGCAATTGGTGATAATGCTCGGCAAACCATAAGTGCGCAACCAGGCACGAACCAAGTGATCACTAGAAGCTTTAGATGCGGAATAAGGGCTGCTTGGCTTATAAGATGTCGTTTCAGTGAATAGAGCCGTTGTATCTTCTAAATCACCGTAAACCTCATCTGTCGAGATATGATGGAAACGGAATGCCGTTTTACGACTATTATCTTCCAATTTATTCCAATAAGTACGAGCAACTTCAAGTAAGTTATAGGTGCCAATAATATTTGTTTCAATGAATGCTGCAGGACCGTCTATCGAGCGATCCACGTGACTTTCTGCCGCAAGGTGCATCACGGCATCCGGTTGATGTTCTTCAAACACACTTTCTAGAGCAGTTTTATCACAAATATCGACTTGCTCAAAACAATAACGCTCGCTATCTGAAACGTCCTTTAAAGATTCCAGATTACCAGCATAAGTCAATTTATCCAGATTGATAACACTGTCTGTAGTATTTTGAATAATATGACGAACAACGGCTGACCCAATAAAACCGGAACCACCTGTTACAAGTATTTTCACACTTTTACCTTAATTGCTTTCTGATAAGAAGAACTCAATAAAATTTATTACTTGGATTCATAGGTGTAATTATAATAACCACCACTATAATGCGAACTAGCTGTTCTCAGAACAGCATTCAGAATGAAACCTTTTACTTCAATCCCATTTTGCTCAAAGCGTTGTTTAGTCACTTCAATTTCTTTCACAGCGTTCTGACCAAACCTGCCAACT
This DNA window, taken from Photobacterium sp. CCB-ST2H9, encodes the following:
- a CDS encoding CatB-related O-acetyltransferase is translated as MPKVINSTQGENCQNYPGSILKNSQLGLNCIIGDFSRIYESSLTDYVRVDRNNFILNSRIGCYSYTGQFTVLMHSEIGKFCSISWGVTIGAGEHDYTKITTHDFLYNTSYDLNDETISYDRFSKKLVVGNDVWIGANSTVCRGVSIGDGAVIGANSVVTKDVPPYAIVAGCPAKIIKYRFTKDVIDKLLDLKWWDFPYQIIKENFKFISESDIESVIEKLQVEKNK
- the rfbB gene encoding dTDP-glucose 4,6-dehydratase, which produces MKILVTGGSGFIGSAVVRHIIQNTTDSVINLDKLTYAGNLESLKDVSDSERYCFEQVDICDKTALESVFEEHQPDAVMHLAAESHVDRSIDGPAAFIETNIIGTYNLLEVARTYWNKLEDNSRKTAFRFHHISTDEVYGDLEDTTALFTETTSYKPSSPYSASKASSDHLVRAWLRTYGLPSIITNCSNNYGPYHFPEKLIPLMILNALDGKTLPIYGDGMQVRDWLFVEDHARALYTVVTQGKVGETYNIGGHNEKANIEVVKTLCTLLEELVPEKPAGVVSYESLITYVADRPGHDVRYAIDASKIERELGWRPKETFETGLRKTVEWYLNNKIWWHRILDGSYCMERLGVTV
- a CDS encoding ATP-grasp domain-containing protein, translated to MNILLTSVGRRGYIVDYFKETFVEERKVYTANSELTYTMKLADGYLITPLIYEDNYIDVIINFCKEKDISIIISLFDIDLYILAKNEERFSENGIQLILAPEKSIEICNDKWLTYQFLMEVKVNTPKTYISLDSVINAIEIGEIEYPVILKPRWGMASMGIYIADNEEELRVLYNKSYKDIFNSYLKFESTLTRDKPIIIQQYLKGNEFGLDVINDLSNKFVTCLAKQKVRMRAGETDLGLTVANTEFLSVSKVLSEKIKHKGILSVDAFVVNDVVYVTEMNCRISGHYPISHAVGFNYPELLRSWLNESDLDSKYLSFEENVYVCKELSIKRL
- a CDS encoding lipopolysaccharide biosynthesis protein; protein product: MSKIKRKTVTSLKWSAIERLATQIVQLIVMLILASTLGPEAFGLVGMLAVFISISQVFVDSGMSSALIRKQDVSEKDFATAFYFNIAISIVSYAVLITVSPVIANFYRQPELEMLSIMLGSVVVINSFAIVQRAKLSIKMDFKTQAKASLLAVSLSSLTSLSMAYMDMGVWALVAQNLIYAFANVLFLNVFNPWWPGCKFSKSSFKDLFGFGSKLLAAGLIDSFYQNIYQIVIGRQFSAYSVGQFTQANQLVKTPASTITMVIQRVTYPMLSGIQNDKQRLESAYLLTIRLAATVIFPLLFGLSSVSTPMLPLLLGQEWIPAATFVSILCFGFVLYPIHAINLNYLQVKGRSDIYLKLEVIKKIIITVTLIISIQYGITAVCIGIALQSHLGLFINTYYNGRVSGLGIRNQLKILVPIWLISLVSCIIAKLFGGLIFEDGWGVVITTVIFSTLIYISSIRFFQPDLYRYIYSAILTKKEYQTR
- the rfbA gene encoding glucose-1-phosphate thymidylyltransferase RfbA; the protein is MKGIVLAGGSGTRLYPITRGVSKQLLPVYDKPMIYYPLSVLMLAGIRDVLIITTPEDQDSFKRLLGDGNQFGIHLEYASQPSPDGLAQAFIIGENFIGDDSVCLVLGDNIFWGQSFTPKLKNAVHNAEKGSGATVFGYQVKDPERFGVVEFNEEKKAISIEEKPNKPKSHYAVTGLYFYDNDVIQLAKKVKPSERGELEITTLNEMYLKQGKLNVEMLGRGYAWLDTGTHESLLEAAQFVETIEKRQGFKIACLEEIAFYQGWLSRKQVEKIAEIMQKNGYGQYLSKLLKV
- a CDS encoding DegT/DnrJ/EryC1/StrS aminotransferase family protein, which produces MKKITVTSPLLPPLEELTPYLEDIWSRKWLTNSGYYHQQLEYELCKYLDVPYISLFSNGTLALITALQALELKGEVITTPYSFVATSHAIKWNNLKPVFIDIDPNTFNIDTNKIEEAITANTCAILPVHVYGNPCDHDAIQAIADKHNLKVIYDAAHAFGVRKNGQSILNMGDLSILSFHATKTYSTIEGGAIVCDSLEMKEKLDHLKNFGFESEAEISTCGMNSKLNEVQAAFGLASLKYISDAIKKREKVAEHYYERLKNISGITAFEVESHIDFNYSYFPILIDESTFGVSRDRLFEELKENNVLARRYFFPLITDFSAYKDYNKGKFVHSEKISKSVICLPIHHEITHNQVKEIVRIIQECRK